The following proteins are encoded in a genomic region of Alistipes shahii WAL 8301:
- a CDS encoding beta-glucosidase family protein, whose protein sequence is MKKLLIALFLFPVTLVVAVPSAKPRLGEAPVRKIVAAMSLEEKAGLLVGTSMEGYAGEGAVTGRTLKTVPGSAGTTRSLESYGIPTTVMADGPAGLRIDPERAGDARTYFCTAFPIGTMLASTWDEAAIERCGAAMGNEVLEYGCDVILGPGMNIHRHPLCGRNFEYYSEDPLLSGKCGAAMVRGIQSQGVGTSVKHFAANNQESMRLQNDARVSQRALREIYLRGFEIAVKEGRPWTVMSSYNRINGPYTQESRELLTTVLHDEWGYEGLVVSDWIGKRNTVAQVHAGNDLMMPGEPAQAREIVEAVRSGRLAEADVDRCVTRVLEYILRTPRFRKQAVSETPDLEAHAAVSRQVAAEGMVLLRNEGAALPLAAGCNLSVFGVNAYDCIAGGTGAGHVNKAYTVDLDEGLCNAGFRLNTRTADLYAKYMSFGEALLAEQNALRYLGEKWFVPETTLTPEFIASRAADSDAAIVALGRNSGEYNDRPTSDFYLTEAERELLESVCSAFHAAGKKVVVVLNIGGVIETMSWKELPDAILLAWQGGLEAGNAMADVLSGRVSPSGRLPMTFPADYSDHPSSKNFPLDYRGRCGDWADDAPERHLRNLGFTCYEEDIWVGYRYFSTHAPEAVSYPFGYGLGYTTFEWTDAAVRRSGTDYAVTLRVTNTGSRAGREVVELYVAAPQGALPKPVRELRAFAKSRELQPGESQALTLRFAAADLASFDERISAFVVDSGRYMAELGRSADDIVQRLPFVAKASERKVHDVLKPQEPLRRLKF, encoded by the coding sequence ATGAAAAAACTACTGATCGCACTGTTTTTGTTTCCCGTGACGCTGGTCGTGGCGGTTCCGTCTGCAAAGCCCCGGTTGGGCGAGGCTCCGGTCCGGAAGATCGTTGCGGCTATGAGCCTTGAGGAGAAGGCCGGCCTGCTGGTGGGAACCTCAATGGAGGGTTACGCTGGCGAGGGCGCTGTAACGGGCCGCACGTTGAAAACAGTTCCCGGTTCGGCCGGAACTACCCGCTCTTTGGAATCCTACGGCATTCCGACAACGGTGATGGCCGACGGTCCTGCGGGCCTTCGTATCGATCCGGAACGTGCAGGAGATGCACGGACTTATTTCTGTACGGCTTTTCCGATCGGCACGATGCTCGCCTCGACCTGGGACGAGGCGGCTATTGAACGCTGTGGCGCAGCGATGGGTAACGAGGTGCTCGAATATGGCTGCGACGTGATTCTCGGTCCGGGTATGAACATCCACCGCCATCCGCTCTGCGGCCGCAATTTCGAATATTATTCCGAGGACCCGTTGCTGAGCGGCAAATGCGGCGCGGCGATGGTGCGGGGCATTCAGTCGCAAGGCGTAGGGACTTCGGTCAAGCACTTTGCGGCCAACAACCAAGAGTCGATGCGCTTACAGAATGACGCCCGGGTGTCGCAACGTGCGTTGCGTGAGATTTATCTGCGAGGATTCGAGATCGCCGTCAAGGAGGGGCGTCCGTGGACGGTCATGTCGTCCTACAATCGTATCAACGGACCTTATACGCAGGAGAGCCGCGAGTTGCTGACCACTGTTCTGCACGACGAATGGGGCTACGAAGGTCTTGTCGTGTCGGACTGGATCGGAAAACGTAACACCGTGGCACAAGTACATGCCGGCAACGACCTGATGATGCCGGGAGAACCGGCTCAGGCGAGAGAGATTGTAGAAGCGGTGCGCAGCGGGAGACTCGCCGAGGCGGATGTTGACCGGTGTGTGACCCGTGTACTCGAATATATTCTGCGGACGCCCCGTTTCCGGAAACAAGCCGTGTCGGAGACTCCCGACTTGGAAGCACATGCTGCCGTATCGCGTCAGGTGGCAGCGGAAGGCATGGTTTTGCTCCGCAACGAAGGCGCTGCTTTACCACTTGCCGCAGGATGTAATCTCTCGGTGTTCGGAGTCAATGCCTATGACTGCATTGCCGGAGGTACGGGCGCCGGACACGTCAACAAAGCCTATACGGTCGATTTGGACGAAGGTTTGTGCAACGCCGGATTCCGGCTTAACACCCGTACGGCAGATCTCTATGCAAAATACATGTCTTTCGGTGAGGCACTGCTCGCGGAGCAGAACGCCCTGCGTTATTTGGGCGAAAAGTGGTTTGTCCCCGAAACGACGCTGACGCCGGAATTCATCGCTTCGCGTGCGGCGGACAGCGATGCGGCCATCGTTGCCTTAGGCCGCAATTCGGGTGAATACAACGATCGTCCTACATCGGATTTCTACCTGACGGAAGCCGAACGGGAACTGCTCGAATCGGTCTGCTCGGCGTTTCATGCCGCGGGTAAGAAGGTGGTCGTGGTGCTCAATATCGGCGGCGTGATCGAAACCATGTCGTGGAAGGAACTTCCCGACGCTATCTTGTTGGCCTGGCAGGGAGGTTTGGAAGCCGGGAATGCCATGGCTGATGTTTTGAGCGGCCGCGTATCGCCTTCGGGAAGGCTGCCGATGACTTTTCCGGCGGATTATTCGGATCATCCGTCATCGAAGAATTTTCCGCTCGACTATCGGGGGCGCTGCGGCGATTGGGCCGACGACGCCCCGGAACGGCACCTGCGAAACCTGGGATTCACTTGTTACGAGGAGGATATCTGGGTGGGTTACCGCTATTTCTCGACCCATGCTCCGGAGGCGGTGTCCTATCCTTTCGGCTATGGTTTGGGGTATACGACCTTCGAGTGGACGGATGCGGCCGTCAGGCGTTCCGGGACGGATTATGCGGTAACGCTCCGTGTAACCAATACAGGTTCGCGCGCCGGACGGGAGGTCGTTGAACTTTATGTTGCAGCCCCGCAAGGGGCGCTGCCGAAGCCCGTGCGCGAATTGAGGGCTTTTGCCAAAAGCCGGGAATTGCAGCCCGGGGAGTCGCAGGCGCTGACCCTTCGTTTCGCGGCTGCCGATCTGGCCTCGTTCGACGAGCGTATTTCGGCGTTTGTCGTCGATTCGGGGCGCTATATGGCCGAACTGGGGCGTTCTGCCGACGACATTGTCCAGCGGCTGCCTTTTGTCGCCAAAGCTTCCGAGCGCAAGGTGCATGACGTACTGAAACCGCAGGAGCCCCTGCGACGACTCAAATTCTGA